From one Bacteroides fragilis NCTC 9343 genomic stretch:
- a CDS encoding type I restriction enzyme HsdR N-terminal domain-containing protein — MLSLNLPVFDTKIATRNGKNVIFDVIRRRYVALTPEEWVRQHFVHFLIVHKGYPSSLMANEVLLNLNGTKKRCDTVLYKRDLSARMIVEYKAPHIEITQAVFDQITRYNMVLKVDYLVVSNGMQHYCCRMDYDTQSYSFLSDIPDYDAL; from the coding sequence ATGTTATCGTTAAACCTACCAGTATTTGACACTAAAATCGCCACTCGAAATGGAAAAAATGTTATTTTCGATGTGATTCGCCGTCGTTATGTCGCATTGACCCCTGAAGAATGGGTCCGTCAGCACTTTGTACACTTTCTTATTGTTCATAAGGGGTATCCGTCGTCTTTGATGGCAAATGAAGTGCTGCTGAACCTGAACGGGACTAAAAAACGATGTGACACAGTGCTATACAAACGCGATCTTAGTGCCAGAATGATTGTTGAATATAAAGCTCCCCACATTGAGATTACGCAGGCTGTTTTTGATCAGATCACCCGCTATAATATGGTTTTGAAAGTTGATTATCTGGTTGTCAGTAATGGGATGCAACACTATTGTTGCCGGATGGATTATGATACTCAAAGTTATTCGTTTCTGTCGGATATTCCGGATTATGACGCTTTATAA
- a CDS encoding AMP nucleosidase: protein MKTKQEIVANWLPRYTKRNLEDFGEYILLTNFNKYVEIFAEKFNVPILGKDANMISASAEGITIINFGMGSPNAAIIMDLLSAISPKACLFLGKCGGIDKKNKIGDLILPIAAIRGEGTSNDYFPPEVPSLPAFMLQRAVSSAIRDYARDYWTGTVYTTNRRIWEHDDTFKEYLKRTRAMAVDMETATLFSCGFANHIPTGALLLVSDQPMIPEGVKTDKSDNIVTKNYVEEHVEIGIASLRMIIDEKKTVKHLKFDW from the coding sequence ATGAAAACAAAGCAAGAAATCGTAGCTAATTGGCTACCCCGTTACACCAAACGTAACCTGGAAGACTTTGGAGAGTATATCCTGTTGACTAACTTCAACAAGTATGTAGAAATATTTGCAGAGAAATTTAATGTTCCCATTTTGGGTAAAGACGCCAATATGATCTCTGCCAGTGCAGAAGGAATCACAATCATCAACTTTGGCATGGGAAGTCCCAATGCCGCCATAATTATGGATCTGCTGAGTGCCATCTCTCCAAAAGCCTGCCTGTTTCTGGGAAAATGTGGCGGAATCGATAAAAAAAATAAAATAGGTGACCTGATTCTGCCAATTGCCGCTATCCGCGGTGAAGGTACCTCAAACGACTATTTCCCGCCGGAGGTTCCGTCCCTGCCGGCATTTATGCTGCAGCGTGCCGTATCATCGGCTATCCGTGACTATGCTCGCGATTATTGGACAGGAACAGTCTATACAACCAACCGCCGTATTTGGGAGCATGATGACACCTTTAAAGAGTATCTGAAAAGAACTCGTGCAATGGCAGTTGATATGGAAACGGCAACTCTGTTCAGTTGCGGTTTTGCCAATCATATCCCGACCGGAGCTTTACTACTCGTATCCGACCAGCCTATGATTCCGGAAGGAGTGAAAACTGATAAAAGCGACAACATCGTTACCAAAAACTATGTAGAGGAGCATGTAGAGATAGGCATCGCCTCGCTACGAATGATCATTGATGAAAAGAAAACTGTAAAACACCTGAAATTCGACTGGTAA
- the holA gene encoding DNA polymerase III subunit delta: protein MAKQELTCDDILKELRAKQYRPIYYLMGEESYYIDLIADYITDNVLTDTEKEFNLTVVYGADVDVATVINAAKRYPMMSEHQVVIVKEAQAIRNIEELSYYLQKPLNSTILVVCHKHGALDRRKKLAAEIEKTGILFESKKIKEAQLPAFISSYMKRKGIDMEPKATAMLADFVGTDLSRLTGELEKLIITLPGGQKRVTPEQIEKNIGISKDYNNFELRSALVEKDVLKANKIIKYFEENPKTNPIQMTLSLLFNFYSNLMLAYYAPDKSEQGVATMLGLKTPWQARDYLTAMRKYTGVKTMQIVGEIRYADAKSKGVGNTSISDGDILRELVFKILH, encoded by the coding sequence ATGGCCAAACAAGAACTGACTTGCGATGACATCCTCAAAGAACTGAGGGCCAAGCAATATCGTCCCATCTACTATTTGATGGGAGAAGAATCGTATTATATCGACTTAATAGCCGATTACATTACCGACAACGTACTGACGGATACTGAGAAAGAGTTTAACCTGACCGTAGTATATGGTGCAGATGTGGATGTGGCGACTGTGATTAATGCCGCTAAGCGCTACCCGATGATGTCAGAACATCAGGTAGTGATAGTAAAAGAGGCACAAGCCATCCGCAATATAGAAGAACTATCTTATTACCTGCAAAAACCGTTAAACTCAACAATATTAGTGGTTTGTCATAAACATGGCGCTCTGGACCGCAGAAAGAAGTTAGCTGCAGAAATTGAAAAAACAGGTATTCTTTTCGAATCCAAAAAGATAAAAGAAGCACAGCTGCCTGCATTTATCAGTTCATATATGAAACGTAAAGGGATAGACATGGAGCCTAAAGCTACCGCAATGTTAGCTGATTTTGTGGGTACGGATCTTAGCCGTTTGACGGGTGAACTGGAAAAACTGATCATCACATTACCCGGCGGTCAGAAACGCGTAACTCCTGAACAAATAGAGAAAAACATAGGGATAAGTAAAGACTATAATAATTTTGAATTGCGTAGTGCACTGGTCGAAAAGGATGTACTCAAGGCCAATAAAATAATAAAATACTTTGAAGAAAATCCTAAAACAAATCCGATACAAATGACGCTTTCTTTACTATTCAACTTTTACTCAAACCTAATGTTGGCCTACTATGCACCGGATAAATCAGAACAGGGAGTGGCTACCATGTTAGGGCTTAAAACCCCGTGGCAGGCCCGCGATTACCTGACGGCAATGCGGAAATACACTGGAGTGAAGACAATGCAAATTGTAGGAGAAATACGATATGCAGACGCAAAATCGAAAGGTGTAGGCAATACCTCGATAAGCGATGGAGATATTCTTCGTGAATTAGTATTCAAGATTCTTCATTAA
- a CDS encoding helix-turn-helix domain-containing protein, with amino-acid sequence MEIKDRIKIIMEKENMASGAFAESIGIQQSTLSHILNGRNNPSLDVIMKVHQKYNYVKLEWLLYGQGNISEESIQSASDFQPSLFAENAIIPPNGTVTPENRREMPLESSQNTPKEIVKQEIRYIEKPSRKITEIRIFFDDNTYETFRGEK; translated from the coding sequence ATGGAAATAAAAGATAGGATTAAAATTATCATGGAAAAAGAGAATATGGCTTCCGGTGCTTTCGCCGAAAGCATAGGTATTCAGCAATCCACTCTCTCTCATATTTTGAATGGGCGGAACAACCCCAGTTTGGATGTTATTATGAAAGTACATCAGAAATATAACTATGTAAAATTGGAATGGCTGTTGTATGGGCAAGGCAATATATCCGAAGAAAGCATCCAATCAGCTTCTGATTTTCAACCTTCCTTATTTGCTGAGAATGCCATAATTCCGCCCAACGGGACAGTTACTCCGGAAAATCGCAGGGAAATGCCGTTAGAAAGTTCCCAAAACACCCCGAAAGAGATTGTAAAACAAGAAATTAGATACATAGAAAAGCCTTCCAGAAAAATAACTGAAATAAGAATTTTCTTCGATGATAATACGTATGAGACATTCAGAGGAGAAAAATAA
- a CDS encoding dihydroorotate dehydrogenase electron transfer subunit, with protein sequence MKKFILDLTVTENLRLHTNYVLLKLTSQTVLPEMLPGQFAEIRIDGSPTTFLRRPISINYVDRQRNEVWFLIQLVGDGTKRLAQVNRGEIINVVLPLGNSFTMPEKPSDKLLLVGGGVGTAPMLYLGEQLAKNGSKPTFLLGARSNKDLLQLEDFAAYGEVYTTTEDGSHGEKGYVTQHSILNKIKFEQIYTCGPKPMMMAVAKYAKGNDINCEVSLENTMACGIGACLCCVENTTEGHLCVCKEGPVFNINKLLWQI encoded by the coding sequence ATGAAAAAATTTATTTTAGACCTGACAGTAACTGAGAATCTCAGATTGCATACCAACTATGTGCTGCTGAAATTGACCTCTCAGACCGTCCTCCCGGAAATGCTACCGGGACAGTTTGCGGAAATTCGGATAGATGGTTCACCCACCACTTTCCTGCGTCGCCCCATTTCTATTAATTATGTAGACAGACAACGCAACGAAGTATGGTTTCTGATCCAACTTGTAGGTGATGGAACAAAACGTCTTGCGCAAGTAAATCGAGGAGAGATTATCAATGTAGTACTCCCACTCGGAAATAGCTTCACAATGCCCGAAAAGCCTTCTGATAAGCTATTATTAGTGGGCGGAGGTGTAGGGACTGCCCCTATGCTCTACTTGGGTGAACAACTTGCTAAAAACGGCAGTAAACCAACATTTCTTTTGGGGGCACGCAGCAACAAAGATCTGCTCCAATTAGAAGATTTTGCCGCTTACGGAGAGGTCTATACTACAACCGAAGACGGCAGCCATGGAGAAAAGGGATATGTGACCCAACATTCCATACTGAATAAAATAAAATTCGAGCAGATTTATACATGTGGCCCGAAACCCATGATGATGGCAGTAGCCAAATATGCCAAAGGTAATGATATCAATTGCGAAGTATCATTGGAAAATACAATGGCATGTGGCATAGGAGCCTGCCTCTGTTGCGTTGAAAACACCACAGAGGGGCATTTGTGCGTTTGTAAAGAAGGTCCTGTTTTCAATATAAATAAACTATTATGGCAGATTTAA
- a CDS encoding dihydroorotate dehydrogenase, with the protein MADLSVNIGKLQMKNPVMTASGTFGYGEEFADFIDITRIGGIIVKGTTLHKREGNPYPRMAETPSGMLNAVGLQNKGVEYFSNHIYPRIKDIQTHMIVNVSGSAIEDYVKTAEIINELDKIPAIELNISCPNVKQGGMAFGVTTKGVSEVVQAVRSAYKKTLIVKLSPNVTDIAEMARAAEANGADSVSLINTLLGMAIDAERKRPILSTVTGGMSGAAVKPIALRMVWQVAKAVNIPVIGLGGIMNWKDAVEFMLAGASAIQIGTANFIDPAITIKVIDGINDYLERHGCKSVSEIIGALEV; encoded by the coding sequence ATGGCAGATTTAAGTGTAAACATTGGTAAACTACAAATGAAGAACCCGGTAATGACAGCTTCGGGTACATTTGGATATGGTGAGGAATTTGCGGATTTTATTGATATAACGCGAATAGGCGGTATCATTGTAAAGGGTACTACTCTTCACAAACGTGAAGGTAACCCGTATCCCCGCATGGCAGAGACCCCTTCCGGTATGTTAAACGCTGTAGGACTGCAAAATAAGGGTGTAGAATATTTCTCAAATCACATTTATCCCCGTATCAAAGACATTCAGACCCACATGATTGTGAATGTTTCCGGATCAGCCATTGAAGACTATGTAAAGACTGCAGAGATCATTAATGAACTTGACAAAATTCCTGCTATCGAATTAAACATCTCTTGTCCTAATGTAAAACAAGGAGGTATGGCATTTGGGGTGACAACTAAAGGAGTATCAGAAGTTGTACAAGCAGTGCGTTCTGCTTACAAAAAGACACTTATCGTCAAGCTATCTCCCAACGTTACAGATATAGCAGAAATGGCACGGGCAGCCGAGGCCAACGGCGCCGATAGTGTATCATTAATCAATACATTGCTGGGAATGGCCATCGATGCTGAGCGCAAACGCCCCATCCTTTCAACAGTGACAGGTGGCATGTCCGGTGCAGCAGTAAAACCCATCGCACTAAGAATGGTGTGGCAAGTTGCTAAAGCAGTAAATATTCCGGTCATAGGACTAGGCGGTATCATGAATTGGAAAGATGCTGTCGAGTTCATGCTTGCAGGTGCTTCAGCCATACAGATTGGTACGGCAAATTTCATAGATCCGGCTATCACCATCAAAGTTATAGATGGTATAAACGATTACCTGGAAAGACACGGATGCAAGTCTGTTTCTGAAATTATAGGTGCACTTGAGGTATAG
- the trmD gene encoding tRNA (guanosine(37)-N1)-methyltransferase TrmD → MRIDIITVLPEMIEGFFNCSIMKRAQDKGLAEIHIHNLRDYTEDKYRRVDDYPFGGFAGMVMKIEPIERCINTLKAERDYDEVIFTTPDGEQFDQKMANSLSLSGNLIILCGHFKGIDYRIREHLITKEISIGDYVLTGGELAAAVMADAIVRIIPGVISDEQSALSDSFQDNLLAAPVYTRPAEYKGWKVPEILLSGHEAKIKEWELQQSLERTRRLRPDLLED, encoded by the coding sequence ATGCGTATCGATATTATAACGGTTTTGCCCGAAATGATTGAGGGCTTTTTCAATTGTTCTATTATGAAACGGGCCCAGGACAAAGGACTCGCTGAAATTCATATTCACAATTTACGTGATTATACCGAAGACAAGTATCGCCGGGTGGATGACTATCCATTTGGAGGTTTTGCCGGTATGGTGATGAAGATAGAACCTATTGAACGGTGTATTAATACCCTGAAAGCAGAGCGTGATTATGATGAAGTGATATTTACCACACCTGATGGAGAGCAGTTTGATCAGAAGATGGCTAATAGTTTGTCTTTATCCGGTAATCTTATCATTTTATGCGGGCATTTTAAAGGTATCGATTATCGCATCCGGGAGCATTTGATCACAAAAGAAATCAGTATTGGAGATTATGTTTTGACCGGCGGTGAATTGGCTGCCGCCGTTATGGCGGATGCTATCGTTCGAATTATTCCGGGTGTGATTTCTGATGAACAGTCCGCCCTTTCTGATTCTTTCCAGGATAATTTGTTGGCGGCACCTGTTTATACTCGTCCGGCAGAATATAAGGGGTGGAAAGTACCCGAGATTCTGCTTTCAGGGCACGAAGCGAAGATTAAGGAATGGGAACTCCAACAGTCGTTGGAACGTACTAGGAGACTGCGTCCGGATCTGTTGGAAGATTAA
- the ligA gene encoding NAD-dependent DNA ligase LigA has product MTVKEKIEQLRLQLHQHNYNYYVLNAPEISDKEFDDLMRELQDLEQEHPEYKDENSPTMRVGSDINKNFTQVAHKYPMLSLSNTYSENEVTDFYDRVRKALNEDFEICCEMKYDGTSISLTYENGKLIRAVTRGDGEKGDDVTDNVKTIRSIPLVLHGDNYPEVFEIRGEILMPWEVFEALNREKEAREEPLFANPRNAASGTLKLQNSAIVASRKLDAYLYYLLGDNLPTDGHYENLQEAAKWGFKISPLMRKCQTLQEVFDFINYWDVERKNLNVATDGIVLKVNSLKQQRNLGFTAKSPRWAIAYKFQAERALTRLNMVTYQVGRTGAVTPVANLDPVQLSGTVVKRASLHNADIIEGLDLHIGDMVYVEKGGEIIPKITGVDTSVRFMIGEKVKFITHCPECGSKLIRYEGEAAHYCPNETACPPQIKGKIEHFISRKAMNIDGLGPETVDMFYRLGLIHDTADLYQLTTDDIRGLDRMGDKSAENIIKGIMQSKEVPFERVIFALGIRFVGETVAKKIAKSFKDIEELENADLETLINIDEIGEKIARSILNYFANESNRKLVDRLKTAGLQLYRPEEDLSGHTDKLAGQSIVISGVFTHHSRDEYKDLIEKHGGKNVGSISSKTSFILAGDNMGPAKLEKASKLGIKIMNEEEFLKLIS; this is encoded by the coding sequence ATGACTGTAAAAGAAAAAATAGAGCAACTCCGTCTCCAACTCCATCAGCATAATTACAATTATTATGTGCTGAATGCCCCGGAAATCTCAGATAAAGAATTCGACGATTTAATGAGGGAACTTCAGGACCTGGAACAGGAACATCCGGAATATAAAGACGAAAACTCACCTACTATGCGTGTAGGTAGCGATATCAATAAGAATTTTACCCAAGTAGCGCACAAATATCCGATGCTTTCATTGTCGAATACATATTCGGAGAATGAAGTAACCGACTTCTATGACAGAGTGCGTAAAGCTTTGAATGAAGATTTTGAGATTTGTTGCGAGATGAAGTATGATGGTACCTCTATCTCCTTAACTTACGAAAATGGTAAACTGATCCGCGCGGTAACCCGCGGTGACGGTGAAAAAGGGGACGATGTAACAGACAACGTAAAGACCATTCGGAGTATTCCTCTCGTCCTACATGGAGATAATTATCCGGAAGTTTTCGAAATTCGTGGAGAAATCTTGATGCCATGGGAAGTTTTCGAAGCATTAAACCGGGAAAAAGAGGCCCGCGAAGAACCTCTCTTTGCAAATCCGAGAAATGCCGCATCGGGAACATTGAAATTACAAAATTCCGCCATCGTGGCTTCCCGTAAGCTGGATGCCTATCTCTATTATCTGCTTGGCGATAATCTGCCGACTGACGGACATTATGAAAATCTGCAGGAAGCAGCCAAATGGGGATTTAAGATTTCCCCGTTAATGCGTAAGTGCCAGACACTACAAGAAGTCTTCGACTTTATCAACTATTGGGACGTAGAGCGCAAAAACCTGAACGTTGCTACAGACGGAATCGTACTGAAAGTAAACAGCCTCAAGCAGCAAAGGAATCTTGGGTTCACAGCCAAGTCTCCCCGCTGGGCCATTGCCTATAAATTTCAGGCTGAACGTGCACTGACCCGCTTGAACATGGTAACCTATCAGGTAGGGAGAACCGGCGCCGTAACACCGGTAGCCAATCTCGACCCGGTACAACTTTCGGGCACAGTAGTGAAACGCGCATCATTGCATAATGCGGATATCATTGAAGGACTCGATTTGCATATAGGCGATATGGTCTACGTAGAAAAGGGAGGAGAAATCATCCCCAAAATAACCGGTGTGGATACGTCGGTCCGCTTCATGATCGGTGAAAAGGTAAAATTCATCACTCACTGTCCGGAATGTGGCAGTAAGCTGATAAGATACGAAGGAGAAGCCGCCCATTATTGTCCGAATGAGACCGCCTGTCCACCACAAATCAAAGGAAAAATAGAGCACTTCATCAGCCGGAAAGCAATGAATATAGACGGATTAGGACCTGAAACCGTTGACATGTTCTACCGTTTAGGACTGATTCATGACACAGCCGACCTCTATCAACTGACGACAGATGACATCAGAGGCTTGGACCGTATGGGAGACAAATCTGCGGAAAACATCATTAAAGGAATCATGCAAAGCAAAGAGGTACCTTTTGAAAGAGTAATTTTTGCATTAGGTATTCGTTTTGTAGGCGAAACGGTAGCTAAAAAAATAGCCAAATCTTTTAAAGACATAGAAGAGTTGGAAAATGCAGATCTGGAAACTCTGATCAATATCGATGAAATCGGTGAAAAAATAGCTCGGAGTATCCTTAACTACTTTGCGAATGAATCAAATCGTAAATTGGTGGACCGATTAAAAACAGCAGGATTGCAACTATACAGACCTGAAGAAGACTTGAGCGGACATACCGATAAATTGGCCGGACAATCCATTGTCATCAGTGGAGTATTCACCCACCATTCAAGAGATGAATACAAGGATCTTATCGAAAAACACGGTGGCAAGAACGTGGGAAGCATCTCTTCTAAAACCAGTTTTATTCTGGCCGGAGACAATATGGGACCTGCGAAATTAGAAAAAGCAAGTAAACTGGGAATTAAAATAATGAACGAAGAGGAATTTTTAAAGCTTATATCGTAA
- the dapA gene encoding 4-hydroxy-tetrahydrodipicolinate synthase yields the protein MIQTRLKGMGVALITPFKEDESVDYDALMRLVDYLLQNNADFLCVLGTTAETPTLSEEEKKKIKKMVIDRVNGRIPILLGVGSNNTRAVVETLKNDDFTGVDAILSVVPYYNKPSQEGIYQHYKAIASATELPIVLYNVPGRTGVNMTAETTLRIAKDFQNVIAIKEASGNITQMDDIIKNKPANFDVISGDDGITFPLITLGAVGVISVIGNAFPREFSRMTRLALQGDFANALTIHHKFTELFNLLFVDGNPAGVKSMLNAMGMIENKLRLPLVPTRITTFEAIRKVLNELNIKC from the coding sequence ATGATACAGACTAGATTGAAAGGAATGGGGGTAGCGCTGATTACTCCTTTCAAAGAGGATGAAAGCGTTGATTACGATGCGTTAATGCGACTGGTAGACTATCTGCTGCAAAATAATGCAGATTTTCTGTGTGTGCTGGGAACTACAGCCGAAACTCCGACCTTGAGTGAAGAAGAAAAAAAGAAAATCAAAAAGATGGTAATCGACCGTGTCAACGGAAGAATCCCCATCCTGCTGGGAGTCGGAAGTAACAATACACGCGCAGTTGTAGAGACACTCAAAAACGACGATTTCACCGGAGTAGATGCTATCTTATCCGTTGTCCCTTACTACAATAAACCCTCACAAGAAGGAATTTATCAGCACTATAAAGCAATTGCAAGCGCTACAGAGCTTCCCATCGTATTATATAATGTTCCGGGACGTACAGGAGTTAATATGACCGCAGAGACCACTTTGCGCATTGCTAAGGACTTTCAGAATGTTATAGCCATTAAAGAGGCTTCTGGTAATATCACCCAGATGGATGATATCATTAAAAACAAACCGGCTAACTTTGACGTTATTTCCGGAGATGACGGTATTACTTTCCCGCTGATTACATTGGGAGCCGTAGGAGTCATTTCGGTTATTGGAAACGCCTTTCCACGTGAATTCAGCAGAATGACCCGTTTGGCGCTGCAGGGCGACTTTGCCAATGCACTGACCATACACCATAAATTTACGGAACTGTTTAACCTCTTATTTGTAGACGGAAACCCAGCCGGAGTAAAATCCATGTTGAACGCTATGGGAATGATCGAGAATAAACTCCGTTTACCACTAGTACCGACACGCATCACCACATTTGAAGCGATTCGTAAAGTACTCAATGAACTGAATATAAAATGTTAA
- a CDS encoding chloramphenicol acetyltransferase — MKQLIDLENWNRKEHFKFFSAFDDPFLGITTLVDFTNTYHQSKDEKKSFFLYSVHFLLQCVNEVEAFKLRIEGEQVVKYDFIHLSPTIGREDGTFGFGFFEYDADLEVFIQNAEKEIERVKNSTGLSFSENIGRLDLIRYSALPWFAFSEMKHAVSFGRGDSVPRISTGKLIKENGAYLLPISISGHHALMDGRNVAELIEKLETTKK; from the coding sequence ATGAAACAGCTTATTGATTTAGAAAATTGGAATAGAAAAGAACATTTTAAATTCTTTTCTGCTTTTGACGACCCATTCTTGGGGATCACTACTTTGGTCGACTTTACGAATACCTACCATCAAAGTAAGGATGAGAAAAAGTCTTTCTTTTTGTACTCTGTACATTTTCTGCTGCAATGTGTAAATGAAGTAGAGGCTTTTAAATTACGCATTGAAGGCGAACAAGTAGTGAAATATGATTTTATCCATTTATCACCTACCATAGGACGTGAAGATGGAACATTCGGTTTCGGTTTTTTTGAATACGATGCAGACCTTGAAGTATTTATACAAAATGCTGAAAAAGAAATAGAAAGAGTGAAAAACAGTACTGGCCTGTCTTTTTCCGAAAATATAGGCCGGTTAGATCTTATCCGCTATTCGGCTTTGCCTTGGTTCGCATTTTCAGAGATGAAACATGCTGTTTCTTTTGGCAGAGGTGATTCTGTACCGCGCATTTCCACTGGAAAATTAATAAAAGAGAATGGTGCATACCTGCTTCCAATTTCAATTTCCGGTCATCACGCTCTTATGGATGGGCGTAATGTGGCAGAACTTATTGAGAAGTTAGAAACAACAAAGAAATAA
- a CDS encoding MmcQ/YjbR family DNA-binding protein translates to MNIEEFREYCLSFKGVHDRMPFKKATSEYDRDLLVFYVMDKWFCFVNIDAFDFCNIKCNAGQIEDLLDKYEGVQPGYHMNKKHWISVYFDKDVPDKMIKDLVKQSYEIVVSSLARREREILQAM, encoded by the coding sequence ATGAATATAGAAGAATTTAGAGAATATTGCCTTTCATTTAAAGGTGTGCATGACCGGATGCCCTTTAAAAAAGCAACGTCTGAATATGACAGAGATTTACTCGTCTTTTATGTAATGGATAAATGGTTCTGTTTTGTGAATATAGACGCATTCGATTTCTGTAATATAAAATGTAATGCCGGACAGATAGAGGATTTGCTAGACAAATATGAAGGAGTACAACCGGGCTATCACATGAATAAAAAACATTGGATTAGTGTCTATTTTGATAAAGACGTTCCGGATAAAATGATTAAGGACCTGGTAAAGCAATCGTATGAAATTGTTGTATCTTCCTTGGCGAGACGAGAGAGGGAAATATTACAAGCTATGTAA